The segment CTCGCCGACTCAAAATTCTTGGAAGCCGTTTCCAAATCTCCCTGTCTCATCTCTACTAAGCTAGTCTCCAGCTCCTCATCGCCCTTGACGTGATCGTTAGTCATGTATAGCGATATTGAGTTCGACATGATTCCCACTCATGGAGGTTTAACGTCGATCGCAGCCACTGGACAAACGTTAACGCAAGCCATACAGAATATGCACGCGTTCTCGTTTATAGGATCTGCCTTCTTCTCCGATACGGGGTTACCGGGTGTTTCATACCATTGAAAGACGTTTACTGGACAGGCAGTTATGCATGAGCCGTCTGCTATACATATGTCGAAGTCAACGCCTACTATCGTGCCATGCACTCCCAAGACCTTCGGAGGATCTACTTTACCATATACCTTATGGCCGCCATGTTCTCCTGAAACAGGTCTTAATCTGTAGTTCGGGTCGATACCCAACGCGCTCACTAAACTCTCATTTTCACTATGGGAAAAAAGTTAATACCCTAAAATATAAGGGTCTCTTTCGTTAGACTTTCGTTAGATGAGGATAGCCTTTACTCTTTCTTTGAGTAATTAAGTGTAATTATATAAAATAAATTTAAAAATCAGACGTATACATTTCTCTATATTTGCTCTCCATGTCATTCCACAGTTTTTGCATGAACCTCAATTTATCTACATAATACTCGAATTGAAAGCGCCCTTTCCCTCTCTTTACTCCGTTATCCCTTCTATGTCTTCTCTCTATAAGCCCAAATTCGTAAAGCCTCTTCAGAGAGAGACTAATTGACACTTTAGGCATCTGCAAATGCTGGGCGATTTCGTTTGCAATCATCGGCCTCTCCGACGAAATTAACGTCCATAACACATCTACTGAGCTAGGGGAGAGCCCATATATGCATCTCACTAATCGCAACGCGTTTCTACTAGCTAACTCATCTTTTATTCCAATTTTTTGGTTCACAATTTATTTTCATGGAAAGTATTTTTAACTATCAACCCTCATATTTTAGGGTTAATTACGTCAAATAGTATTAAAGATTTTAAGACTTTATCTGATAAAGAGATGATGATCCCAGCCAATAAACCAATCTCGCCTAGTTATCCCATCGATCCTGCCCTCTAAATGTCTGTGGAAAACGGTACTATGTATGAAGCCTCCATCTAGGTCTCCGCAACATCTCCTTTACGTCCCTTCATAACAAACACTATATGACCCTGAGTGATGTCCACCTCTCTGTCATCGGCTTTACACTAGAATCAAGGTAAGATGTTAGATTTGAGTCTATAGAGCCAATATGGATATCAGCCGTCCAGACTTGAAGAAACTTTTCGTTCTTTATAACTGGAACTGATGTGAACGTTTCTTAACTCAGTTTTAGTAAGAAACATGGGGGGTTTTTACAATTCTGAGTCTCATATTTCGAACCGATCTCCTCTACCAGCCTTAAGATAATCATCCTCATGAGAACGTCTCCTTTCCTAATCGCATTACTCATTTTCTGACCTTTCATGGGTTGGAGGACATTTAGGGTGAAGCTACTATAACTTTAGGACTGGTTTCGTAAAGCGCGTCTAAAAACCTCTCATATCATGAGCTTAAGTTTCAATATAAGAATATTTATTAATTATGGAAAAAATTTTAGTATTTAACCAAAGTCCTCCAGATACAAAAACCTAAGAGTGTCATTGAACGCCGTAGCTGAATGTAGCGCTTACGATCTGTTACGCAGCGTCTTGAAAGGAGCTCTATTAGCCTTCAGATTAACCAAGAGGAGGATCAAGAACATGAACTCGACATTACTTATTTCAGGACCTGCAATTAAGGTTCTACCTAAAGTTTAGCTTTTTCATGCGCTCTGCCAGAATCTGAGGTGTCTTAGAAAGACCTCATTTAGAATAAACTCTCAAATAAAACTATTAAGGTCATTGATAGAGTAAAAACCAATTAGAGATGTACACTCTATTCAAAACGTGTTCTAAAGGGCTTCAATGTTAGGTTTCTCTTTAGATAGTGACATGACGCTAGTCTGGTATGACATATTTCTTAAAATAGTTTATTGCAGACGATTTGAGTCTCTTAGCTTCTTGCGGCGAATAGTGTTCACACATGCTTATTTGTCCCATAAGTCTAATTGTCTCAATTTTTAGAGACTGTTCCACTTGGTACAGTTTGAACTCCAATGAGGCCTTTTGCGACTCTATTTCGGCCAGCTCTCTTAACAACTTTACACATTCATCTTGATGCATTGTTCAGCCCTCTTTTGCAGTTCTTGAACCTCGGCCAAATCTCTAGTTTTCTCATCAAGTTCTCTTTTCAATTTCTCCACCTCTTTCATTTCCTCAATAATCCTTCTGCTTATGCTTTCCTTACTTTCACACATTCATCCCACCAGTTCCTCTTCAGGTTCGTGATCCCTCTTCTCAACAATGATTACCGAGGAGATGACTACTAAACCAAGTACATCTAAAAATACAGTTGCGTCAATGATGAGCGGTGGAGGTATTAGGATTATACCCATTACAACTAGTGAGTTCTCTAGCTCTACGTAACCTAAGATGTGAGCAGTAGTAGATTTTCTAGAAGCGATGAGGAACATTCCTTGGAAGAAAAGTATTAACGGCAGAAGGACCAGATATTGTTCTGGTATCACTCTGATGAGAACCGCGTATAATAATACTAGGGTGATTGAAAGGAAGAACGTCACGTTTATAAGGAAACTAGATAAGACCTTGACTCTCTCTCTGTCCCACGTCCTGTACTTTATCACCCTTAGAAGTATGTAAGGAGTTAGAAACACCCTAGTGAAGATCAGAATCCCACCTAATATGAGGAGATCTGGATCTCCTGTTAGGAAGTAATAAAATATTGCTAAAGACGCGATCACACCAGATTGTATCCCTATCATCTTTACGGCAGGTACGAAATAGGCCTGTCCCTGAATGTATAGCGCAGTTAATGGCAACAGGGAAGATATAACTAATATGATCTCTTGAGACAGTTCATCCATTTAGGGTCACCGTAAGTACTATTGAAAGGGTAGAGAGAACTAAGGCGACCATGAGGAAGTCCTGGACCTTAAAGAGCCTGAACTTAGCTAGGCTTGTCTCTATTACAAGGACTATAAAGAGGAGTAATAGCCATTTCAAGAACATAATCCCTAGGTCGGCCACAGCGCCCAAAACACCTGTTTGCATTCCCCATGGTATGAGGAATACGTTGAGTAGGACAGAGCCTAGGAGATAAGACTTAATGTAACTTCCCCATTTGAGGAGCATAAGTCCCTTTCCGCTGTACTCATAGAGCATAGAGTCATCTATCATCCCTAGTTCCGACATCCCAGAGCTTTCAAGGGGTAACTTGCCGGTCTCAAACATCCATAGCATAAAGAAGGAAGCCATTGCTAAGAAGTGTGGAAGGAAGAGATACTCTACAGGAGCCTGGATGAACTGCATCGTGACGTACGGGTTGTTGGTTCCTGTAACTAAAGCTACCGCAATAAACACGGTTAATAACGTGGCCTCGCTGAGATAGGCGAACGATAGGTTCCTCGATATACCTAGCGTAACCAAATTGCTTGAGCTTTCCATGGCTTCATACACCTTCAGGAACCCTGCAAGAGAGAACAGGAGTCCTCCACCTAAGAAGTCCACGGTAGGAGTTAGAAGCACGGGCTTTGGATAAACTACAGGAATTACGAAAGATATCAGCACGTATGTAGAGAACACTATGAACGGTCCGTTAATGAAAAGCCATCCAGCGTTTCTAGGAATGGACATCTCCTTCTTTGATAGTTTTAGAAGGTCAAAGTACGGTTGGAAAATACTAGGCCCTCTCCTCCCCTCGATCAACGCTTTGATTCTCTCTAGTATTCCAACGTAGAGGGGAGACAACAAGATGACCCCTAAAACTTGAATAATCGTCTCAAAAAGAACGTCTATCATAAGAGCACCACCAACATGATCATGATGAAGGCCACGATCATATAGATCACGTACCACTTCAAAGAGCTGTTCATATAGGTTCTCGAAACGAGCCTAGAGAAGGCGCTGTATTTCCTTATCGAGAAAACCATAGCTCTCCAAAATATGTCAGCGCTCGTCTCTATCGAACCCATGCTGGTCCTCAGAATAGTTTTTAGCATGAGCCTCAAGTTATTGGCCATTCCGAATGAGGTGTATCGCAGGCCCTCCTCCGTCCCGTTATCCCACGCTTCCACTCTCCTTATTCTCTTTTTCCCAGATAGAGAATAGACGACTAACGATATCAGTGGTAAGGCAACAATGATGTAAAGTGGAGAAATCCCTCCAAATCCGTTGTTTTCGTACTTAGACGCTATTACCGAATTAAAGAACATAGCTAGTTGGGGAACCTGGGTATTAAACGGTGAAATAAAGTAAGCTATAGCTACTACAACTAAAGTTAACGCTCCGATTGAAGCTAATATCCATTTGTGATCCACCTTTTCAGGCCAAACTAGCTGAGTAAAAGACGCAAATCTAGTTAAAGCCCCCGTTGCGAAGCCCTCTCCCATACCTATCATTATGCCAGCAACTATTGGAGTTAAATTGATCAGATGGGGCAAAGTTATTGACTCCATGAATAGGGTCTCTAGTAGTGACCACACAGCGATTCCTCCAACCGTAGGCAGTAGGCCTGATAAAGAGGCAGTCATTAGAACCAAACCGAACGTAGCTATCTTGTCCCTATGTGCCTTAAGTGTAGACATAGATTCTCCATGTAGGTAACCCGTTGATATGAACAGCCCTGTCTTAGAAAGAGAGTGAGCCAAAACTAACACGAACAGGCTGAAAGTGGCGAAAGCCTTCAAGGCTGGGTCTTGAATCAACTCTAAGCTACCTAAGAGAGCTAACATAGCCCCGTTATTCTCTACAGTGCTGAAAGCCAGCATACCTTTGACGTGATCTGAGACGTAAGAGTAAAGAGCACCAAATAGAGTTGAAAAAGCCCCAATCAGGACAAGCACTACACCAAAGGTTAAAGAGAGCGGACTTAAGGACTCCATTTTAAATATACCATAGACTCCGGCCATTGTCATGGTGGCGCTGAGCACCGCTGACAAGTCGGACCTAGCGCTACCATGAGCTATTGGTAACCACTCAACTACAAGGAACGGGAATATACCCATCTTCACGAAGAAGCCAAAGGTGGTAAGCACAAACGGGATAACTGAGTTGAGCTTAGTGAAGTAGAAACTACCGGAAACGCTAGTTGCTATTATGAAACCAGCAAGTAGAAGCGCCGTGCTCACCTCTCCGAACGCCATGAATACGAAACCCGGTCTCCACTCCTTCTTGTATATGCCTATCCCTACATAGGAGAATATGGTCATCGTCTCCCATCCTGCAAGAAGTTCTAGGTAACTACTGCTAAGCAGGACTATCGCTATGCCTAACATGGTCCCAGCTAGGGCTACACCCAAATTTTTCTCATTATAATGGGTAAAAGAGTAGACGGACGTTAAGAACCAGGATATACCTGCAGCTATCATGAACAGTCCTAAAGGATAGTTAATCACGCCTAAGGCTATGAATATTAGAGACATGAGTGCGAGCAGAATCATGGAAGCCTTAACCTTAAACGGAGCAACTAATAGGGAGGCGAAAATTAGGGCTAATACGATGTAAGCCGCCTCGTTCATCTCTTATCACCTTTAGCAGCTATGAGGGCATCAAGTATGGAGGAAGGTGTAGGTGGACAGCCTGGTACTATAACGTTCCCCTTGATGTCCGGTGGTATTCCTGTCACACCTCCAGAAATGGCACAGGTTCCAATTAAGATAACTAACTTGGGTTCTGGCATCACGTCGTAAGCCTTCCTAAGCACTTTGCTCATCTTTTCGCTTAGGTTTCCCATAACTATCAGAGCGTCAGCGTGTTTAGGCGTGTTTACGAAAAATATACCGAATCTCGTCATGTCATATTGAGGAGCGGAGATCAGTCTGAACTCTAAATTGCATCCTCCACAGCTCCCCGTATCTATTGGATAGACAAAGAATGACCTCTTGAAAGTCCCCTCAGTGCCCTCAATCTTGGCCTGTAAGGGCTTTCCTGTAGGGTAAAATATAGGCTCACATAGCCTACAGAACACGCACTTTCCGGCATCCCAGTTCTCTCCTTTAATGGCGTCTGTTGGGCACTTCACGTCTCCATTTTCTCCCCTCATTAACGCTGACGGCCACTTATCGTTAGTATGGTAATCCTTTTCCGTGTAAATCCCTCCCTTTAATCCCCTTAAGAACCAATTCATTTCAAATCGACCTCTATCTCAGAGAGCCAAATTCCAAAGCTCTCCCAATTAAATGCAAAATCTGTAAAAATATTTCCAGGCATTGATTTTAAAAACAATCTCATGTTTATCTTTGAGGGTGGTAGAAGGTGAACTTGCTCTATGACCCCGCTTCTCATCTTTAGATAGTAAGCCAGATCTCCTGATGGGCTCTCAACTCTCCCAATAGCGCATCCGTCTTTAGACTTAACTTCATACTTAACAGGACTGACCTTGATTTCCTGGAGTAGTCTGTAACTCTCCTCTATCTCTCTCAATCTGACTAGGATCCTAGCGAACGCATCTCCTTCCTCTTCCTTAACCAACTTCAGGTCAAGGTCCTTATAACCTAACTCCTCCACTTCTAATCTAGCATCGTATTCTAAACCCGCAGCACGTGCAGCAGGTCCGATGGCGTAACTCTCAATTATTTTCCCGTTTCCTTGCAATCTATCTATGAATATCCTATTTTCTAGTATGTCATTGATTTCCTTAAGCTTTAGGCGAGGTAGGACCAGTTCGCATCTAATCTCACCTAAAGAGTTAGCTCCAAAGAAGTACCTATGGCCGCAAGACTTTGATATCGCCCTATTAGTTTCTTCTATCTGCTGAAGGAGTAAGTAATTTGGAACTAAAAAGGATGCGGTTTCTAACTCCCTTTGAATAACGAGAAGGTGATTCCTAATTCTTTCAAGCTCAAGTTGAGCTATCCTAGCCTCAATCACCTTTTGAGGTACTTCAGTTTCAGTCGCCTTCTCTATAGCGGAGAGTAAAGAGATGGTGTGAGATGCTGCGAAATTGGCGTTAATCCTCTCAACTCTTATGATTGACTCGTTCAAAGGCATATTAGTTACCTTTATCTGTCTCAATTTGTACCCGGCGTTCTTTACTGCCTCTATGTCCTCACCGTACGTTGATATAATGAAAGCTGTAGACTCTAGTAAACCTCCTGCGGAGGGGCCGTAAACGAACTCGAAAGAGCCGTAACCTAAGCTCGGGACTTGTAGTTCGTCGTATGGACAGGGTCCCTCCTTTAGCCCTTCAGAAGTTAAACAGTAGTTTCCAATATCGCCAATTATCCTCATAATATCACCAACGCAACTCCTATTGATAGAGGGATGAGCGATGAGATTAACGCGATCGTTGAGAGACCCTTGTCTTCATTAAGTTTCTCACCCTCTTTGAATATTATTCTAGATACGTGATAGTTGATCGAAATGAAGGCGATGGCGAGCGATATAATAACAACAACGAATTGAGCTATTAAACCAGCCTTAATAGTAGAGGTCAATATGATGAACTCTCCTATGAAATTTCCAAAAGGAGGAGCTCCCGTCACGCCAAGTGATGATAGGAGAAGAGACGCCGCCATGATTGGGTTTCCGAGTAGACCGTATTCGTTTATCTCCTTACTTCCTATCGATTTAAGTATAACTCCAGAGGAGTAGAACGCTCCTGCCTTGGCGAAGGCGTGAGTGAAAAGAAGAATTAGGATACCTGTCTCTGACCCAGTCGCTATTCCCAAGATGGCTAAGTTCATGTTCTCTATAGTCGAGTATGCGAACATCCTTTTGTAGTAACGTTGGCTTGATATCATTATAGACGCGATCAGAATCGAAACTACTGCAAGCCAACTGTAAAGCTCGGGTAAGGGCGCTATGATGAAAACGTCGTGAAGTATGTAAACAGCTACTGGCAATAACACTCCCGAGAACAGAGCGCTTACAGGCGCAGGGGCCTCTGAGTGGGCGTCCGGTAACCAGGTGTTCACGGGGAAAACCCCCGCCTTGGTTCCAAAACCTATTAACGCCACGGCTGAGGCTAACGTAAAGAGCGGGGAGTAGTGAGGATAAAGGATAGATGATAAAGTTAAGTTGTGAAGGCCATAATAGAACAGAATTATTGAAATGAAGGCGAAGGTAACTCCAGACGACACAAGAATCAGGTACCTCCAACCCGCTTCCAACGCGGAAGGCGTACCCTCAATCGTTACTAAAAGCACAGATGAGACTGTAGTGGCTTCGAGACCAACCCACATCAAACCTAAGTTGTTAACTGTTAAAGTGAACAGCATGGAGGCGGCGAACATGTTCATAAAGTAGAAATAATTTCTTTCTTCAATTTTGTTTTTGAAATTAAAGTAAAATAAGGAGTAAATCGTAGAGAGTAAATAGATAGATGTAACCATGACTATAAAATACCAGCTGAAGTTAGTTACATAGAACTCTGAATTTATGAAAGGTAAGTTGAACCTAAGCAGAAGAGCTAGTAACAAAGTTAGCGAGGAAGATACCACTGATGCGTACCTTTCTTTGAAAACGAACGCGC is part of the Metallosphaera cuprina Ar-4 genome and harbors:
- a CDS encoding 4Fe-4S dicluster domain-containing protein — its product is MGIDPNYRLRPVSGEHGGHKVYGKVDPPKVLGVHGTIVGVDFDICIADGSCITACPVNVFQWYETPGNPVSEKKADPINENACIFCMACVNVCPVAAIDVKPP
- a CDS encoding respiratory chain complex I subunit 1 family protein, translating into MIDVLFETIIQVLGVILLSPLYVGILERIKALIEGRRGPSIFQPYFDLLKLSKKEMSIPRNAGWLFINGPFIVFSTYVLISFVIPVVYPKPVLLTPTVDFLGGGLLFSLAGFLKVYEAMESSSNLVTLGISRNLSFAYLSEATLLTVFIAVALVTGTNNPYVTMQFIQAPVEYLFLPHFLAMASFFMLWMFETGKLPLESSGMSELGMIDDSMLYEYSGKGLMLLKWGSYIKSYLLGSVLLNVFLIPWGMQTGVLGAVADLGIMFLKWLLLLFIVLVIETSLAKFRLFKVQDFLMVALVLSTLSIVLTVTLNG
- a CDS encoding MarR family transcriptional regulator; translation: MNQKIGIKDELASRNALRLVRCIYGLSPSSVDVLWTLISSERPMIANEIAQHLQMPKVSISLSLKRLYEFGLIERRHRRDNGVKRGKGRFQFEYYVDKLRFMQKLWNDMESKYREMYTSDF
- a CDS encoding hydrogenase, which translates into the protein MDELSQEIILVISSLLPLTALYIQGQAYFVPAVKMIGIQSGVIASLAIFYYFLTGDPDLLILGGILIFTRVFLTPYILLRVIKYRTWDRERVKVLSSFLINVTFFLSITLVLLYAVLIRVIPEQYLVLLPLILFFQGMFLIASRKSTTAHILGYVELENSLVVMGIILIPPPLIIDATVFLDVLGLVVISSVIIVEKRDHEPEEELVG
- a CDS encoding proton-conducting transporter transmembrane domain-containing protein produces the protein MNEAAYIVLALIFASLLVAPFKVKASMILLALMSLIFIALGVINYPLGLFMIAAGISWFLTSVYSFTHYNEKNLGVALAGTMLGIAIVLLSSSYLELLAGWETMTIFSYVGIGIYKKEWRPGFVFMAFGEVSTALLLAGFIIATSVSGSFYFTKLNSVIPFVLTTFGFFVKMGIFPFLVVEWLPIAHGSARSDLSAVLSATMTMAGVYGIFKMESLSPLSLTFGVVLVLIGAFSTLFGALYSYVSDHVKGMLAFSTVENNGAMLALLGSLELIQDPALKAFATFSLFVLVLAHSLSKTGLFISTGYLHGESMSTLKAHRDKIATFGLVLMTASLSGLLPTVGGIAVWSLLETLFMESITLPHLINLTPIVAGIMIGMGEGFATGALTRFASFTQLVWPEKVDHKWILASIGALTLVVVAIAYFISPFNTQVPQLAMFFNSVIASKYENNGFGGISPLYIIVALPLISLVVYSLSGKKRIRRVEAWDNGTEEGLRYTSFGMANNLRLMLKTILRTSMGSIETSADIFWRAMVFSIRKYSAFSRLVSRTYMNSSLKWYVIYMIVAFIMIMLVVLL
- a CDS encoding proton-conducting transporter transmembrane domain-containing protein, whose amino-acid sequence is MIGLYVIAGLTLIPLVSSAFVFKERYASVVSSSLTLLLALLLRFNLPFINSEFYVTNFSWYFIVMVTSIYLLSTIYSLFYFNFKNKIEERNYFYFMNMFAASMLFTLTVNNLGLMWVGLEATTVSSVLLVTIEGTPSALEAGWRYLILVSSGVTFAFISIILFYYGLHNLTLSSILYPHYSPLFTLASAVALIGFGTKAGVFPVNTWLPDAHSEAPAPVSALFSGVLLPVAVYILHDVFIIAPLPELYSWLAVVSILIASIMISSQRYYKRMFAYSTIENMNLAILGIATGSETGILILLFTHAFAKAGAFYSSGVILKSIGSKEINEYGLLGNPIMAASLLLSSLGVTGAPPFGNFIGEFIILTSTIKAGLIAQFVVVIISLAIAFISINYHVSRIIFKEGEKLNEDKGLSTIALISSLIPLSIGVALVIL
- a CDS encoding NADH ubiquinone oxidoreductase, whose amino-acid sequence is MNWFLRGLKGGIYTEKDYHTNDKWPSALMRGENGDVKCPTDAIKGENWDAGKCVFCRLCEPIFYPTGKPLQAKIEGTEGTFKRSFFVYPIDTGSCGGCNLEFRLISAPQYDMTRFGIFFVNTPKHADALIVMGNLSEKMSKVLRKAYDVMPEPKLVILIGTCAISGGVTGIPPDIKGNVIVPGCPPTPSSILDALIAAKGDKR